In Candidatus Coatesbacteria bacterium, a single window of DNA contains:
- the rpsB gene encoding 30S ribosomal protein S2: MPKVSVRAMLEAGLHFGHQTRRWNPKMERYIYGERNGIHIIDLQKSAQKLREACKFITKAAARGDKAIFVGTKRQAQSTIRKEAERCGMYFVTKRWLGGTLTNYSTIKGNLQRLDELERLIESERFQALSKKERTMITKRYDKLLGLHEGFRQMRTLPKILFVVDPKRENIAVREANRLGLTIVAVADTNCDPDELDYPIPGNDDAIRGIQLITHTVAEAIMEGLATGSEGDIPFSETEPPAETETKAAKE; this comes from the coding sequence ATGCCCAAGGTAAGTGTTCGCGCCATGCTGGAGGCCGGGCTCCATTTCGGCCACCAGACCCGTCGCTGGAATCCCAAGATGGAGCGTTACATCTACGGCGAGCGTAACGGGATCCACATCATCGACCTGCAGAAGTCGGCCCAGAAGCTGCGCGAAGCCTGCAAGTTCATCACCAAGGCCGCGGCCCGGGGCGACAAGGCCATCTTCGTCGGCACCAAGCGCCAGGCCCAGTCGACCATCCGCAAAGAGGCCGAACGCTGCGGGATGTACTTCGTCACCAAGCGCTGGCTGGGCGGCACCCTGACCAACTACAGCACCATCAAGGGCAACCTCCAGCGCCTCGACGAGCTGGAGCGCCTGATCGAGTCCGAGCGCTTCCAGGCGCTCTCCAAGAAAGAGCGCACCATGATCACCAAGCGCTACGACAAGCTGCTCGGTCTGCACGAGGGCTTCCGTCAGATGCGCACCCTGCCCAAGATCCTCTTCGTCGTCGACCCCAAGCGCGAAAATATCGCCGTGCGCGAAGCCAACCGCCTGGGGCTGACCATCGTGGCCGTCGCCGACACCAACTGCGATCCCGACGAGCTCGACTATCCCATTCCGGGCAACGACGACGCCATCCGCGGTATCCAGTTGATCACCCACACCGTCGCCGAAGCCATCATGGAGGGTCTGGCCACGGGTTCCGAGGGCGATATCCCCTTCAGTGAAACCGAACCCCCCGCCGAAACCGA